ACCGGCTCGCCGGGCTGCGCGACGGCGACCTCGCGGTGTCCTCGTCCTTCCCCCGGCTCGACGGGGTCTCCCCCGCGTTCGTGCGGGAACTGCGCGAGAGCGGAGCCACCGCCGTGGTCGCCGAGAACGTCGACTACGCCGAGGCGGTGCGGACCGTGGCCGCCGACCTGCCGGTCGCCGTCGCCGGGATCTCCGAGGAGAACGAGGACGAGCGCTGGTCCGGCTACGGCATTCCCGGCAGGCTGGTCGGCCGCCGCGCGCTGGAACAGCTGCTCGCCGCGCTCGACGGTGGCGGCGCCCGGATCAGCACCGTCGACTGCCCCCAGCACGAGGGAACCACGCTCACCCGCGCCTGACACTGACGACCCCAACGGAGAGGTTGCATGAGAAAGCGATGGGGACGCCTGGCCGCCGTGTCCGCGGTCGCGCTGACCGCGGCCTGCGGGATCGGTGACCGCGCCGGCGCCGACACGGTCACCATGACCGTGTGGACGTCCAACCAGGAACAGCTCGACCTGCTCAACCGGCTCGCCGGGGAGTTCTCGGCCCAGCACGGCGGCACGCCGGTGCGGATCGAGACCGTGCCGCAGGCCGACTACACGACGAAAGTGTCCGTTCGCCTCGCCGGGGGCGACCCGCCGGACCTCGGCTGGCTCGGCGCGCCGGACGCGGTCGGCATGGCCGCCACCGAAGTGCTCGCCGACGTCGGCCCCGCCCTGCGCGAGGACCCCACGTACCGGCTGGACGACTTCGTTCCGAGCGCCTTCACGAACTGGCAGGACGGGGACGCCGTGTACGGGGTGCCGTTCTCCACCAGTCCGTTCTTCGTCGTGTACAACCGGGACTTCTTTTCCCGGGCCGGTCTGCCGGATCCCGCGGAGCTGGCCGCGCGCGGCGAGTGGACGTGGGACCGGCTGGCCGCCCTCGCGCGCGAGCTGCAGCCGACGTTGCCGGGCGGAAGTTACGTGTTCCAGAGCAACGAAGGCAGCTTGTACGGGCCGCTGCCGGTGTCGTGGCCGACGCTGGACCCCCTCCTGCGGGCCTACGGCGCGCGCTTCGCTTCGGGTGATCAGTGCACAATGGACTCGCCGGAAGCCGTGCGGGCCATCGCAACGCTGCATCGCATGGTGTCCACCGACGGCACCGCGGTGCCACCCGGCGCGCAGGCGGACTTCTACGCGGGCAACGCGGCGCTGACGATC
This is a stretch of genomic DNA from Amycolatopsis endophytica. It encodes these proteins:
- a CDS encoding ABC transporter substrate-binding protein encodes the protein MRKRWGRLAAVSAVALTAACGIGDRAGADTVTMTVWTSNQEQLDLLNRLAGEFSAQHGGTPVRIETVPQADYTTKVSVRLAGGDPPDLGWLGAPDAVGMAATEVLADVGPALREDPTYRLDDFVPSAFTNWQDGDAVYGVPFSTSPFFVVYNRDFFSRAGLPDPAELAARGEWTWDRLAALARELQPTLPGGSYVFQSNEGSLYGPLPVSWPTLDPLLRAYGARFASGDQCTMDSPEAVRAIATLHRMVSTDGTAVPPGAQADFYAGNAALTITQLSRLSQLEGAKFRYGFAPLPAGPGEQPRVTGQAGLVVFQQARHRDLAIEFLKFLTSEGPMRELARFFPPPRRSVLADAAQVYAGNALPPDAVTDILVPGITEGQAFQYPRTWPEIKTAAQPVFDELWVPGANVPQELSELCGEVGPLLREKG